Proteins from one Mycteria americana isolate JAX WOST 10 ecotype Jacksonville Zoo and Gardens chromosome 1, USCA_MyAme_1.0, whole genome shotgun sequence genomic window:
- the C1H11orf97 gene encoding uncharacterized protein C11orf97 homolog isoform X2, translating into MRAASREQPAVAAEEAGSDVRGEAAGGGQPSGKKFVYVEPSRRVKEILEEELYFRKEACQVKHPAAVALEGIWSVKKNFSIGSLKPVSQDRNGLLLQPRFYSRHAGMKNC; encoded by the exons ATGAGGGCGGCGAGTAGGGAGCAGCCGGCGGTGGCGGCCGAGGAGGCGGGCAGCGATGTCCGCGGCgaggcggcgggaggcgggcagCCCT CAGGGAAGAAGTTTGTGTATGTTGAGCCATCTAGGAGAGTTAAAGAAATACTTGAAGAAGAGCTTTATTTTCGGAAAGAAGCATGCCAAGTTAAACATCCAGCTGCAG TGGCTCTGGAAGGAATTTGGAGCGTGAAAAAGAATTTCTCCATTGGAAGCCTGAAACCAGTGTCACAGGACAGAAACGGTTTACTTTTACAGCCTCGATTCTACTCAAGGCATGCAGGAATGAAAA ATTGCTGA
- the ANKRD49 gene encoding ankyrin repeat domain-containing protein 49, which translates to MNKDKQIDEEDDDSELFEDFTENFNQLELLETHRHLIPVGTQSCWSGQSDDDDDEQERSEEWYEMQEKKMEKNPEKLLLWAAENNRLSTVKRLLSEKLAPVNARDEDQYTPLHRAAYSGHLDIAHELVAQGADVHAQTVDGWTPLHSACKWNNTKVAAFLLQQGADINAQTNGLLTPLHIAAGNKNSRETLELLLMNRYVKPDLKNNLDETALDIARRTDIYHYLFEIVEDCINAVSP; encoded by the exons ATGAATAAAGATAAACAAATCGATGAAGAAGATGATGACAGCGAGCTGTTTGAAGACTTTACGGAGAATTTTAACCAACTCGAACTGCTGGAGACGCACAGGCATTTGATTCCTGTAGGAACTCAGAGCTGCTGGTCAGGACAgtctgatgatgatgatgatgaacaGGAAAGAAGTGAGGAGTGGTacgaaatgcaagaaaaaaaaatggagaaaaatccaGAGAAATTGCTGCTCTGGGCAGCTGAAAACAATCGG cttAGTACAGTGAAGAGGCTCCTTTCCGAAAAGCTGGCTCCAGTTAATGCTCGTGATGAAGATCAGTACACTCCTCTCCATCGAGCCGCCTACAGCGGGCACTTGGACATTGCACATGAATTGGTTGCCCAAGGGGCAGATGTTCATGCGCAGACAGTGGACGGCTGGACGCCTCTGCACAGCGCCTGTAAGTGGAACAATACAAAAGTGGCCGCATTCTTACTTCAGCAGGGTGCAGACATCAACGCGCAGACAAATGGTTTGCTGACACCGTTGCATATCGCTGCAGGAAACAAAAACAGTAGAGAAACCCTTGAACTCTTGCTGATGAATCGCTACGTGAAACCAGACCTGAAAAACAACTTGGATGAAACAGCCCTTGACATTGCTAGGAGGACTGATATATATCACTACCTTTTTGAAATAGTAGAAGACTGCATAAATGCTGTGTCCCCTTAA
- the C1H11orf97 gene encoding uncharacterized protein C11orf97 homolog isoform X1: protein MRAASREQPAVAAEEAGSDVRGEAAGGGQPSGKKFVYVEPSRRVKEILEEELYFRKEACQVKHPAAVALEGIWSVKKNFSIGSLKPVSQDRNGLLLQPRFYSRHAGMKSKSQ from the exons ATGAGGGCGGCGAGTAGGGAGCAGCCGGCGGTGGCGGCCGAGGAGGCGGGCAGCGATGTCCGCGGCgaggcggcgggaggcgggcagCCCT CAGGGAAGAAGTTTGTGTATGTTGAGCCATCTAGGAGAGTTAAAGAAATACTTGAAGAAGAGCTTTATTTTCGGAAAGAAGCATGCCAAGTTAAACATCCAGCTGCAG TGGCTCTGGAAGGAATTTGGAGCGTGAAAAAGAATTTCTCCATTGGAAGCCTGAAACCAGTGTCACAGGACAGAAACGGTTTACTTTTACAGCCTCGATTCTACTCAAGGCATGCAGGAATGAAAAGTAAGAGTCAATAA
- the FUT4 gene encoding alpha-(1,3)-fucosyltransferase 4 → MEAAPRRCPAGRPGCPRRWRRRLRGRRWALAAGLLGAAAALALYACLPEPAAAPRAAAGGRLGGEVNVLLWWEPFGRPRRMADCRRRYNITGCRLSADRSRLGEAQAVLFHHRDLALHGAEGLPRGPPPRPPRQLWVWMNFESPSHSPGLRGLAGLFNWTMSYRRDSDVFVPYGYLYALPAPRPFVLPRKTRLVAWVISNWNEEHARVRYYRQLKEHLAIDVYGARGLALAEGGVVETVSAYKFYLAFENSQHTDYITEKLWRNAFAASAVPVVLGPRRANYERFIPPDSFIHVDDFPSPRLLATYLKFLDKNKPNYRRYFAWRKKYEVHVTSFWDEHFCKVCEAVRAAGNQIKTVQNLASWFES, encoded by the coding sequence ATggaggcggccccgcgccgctgccccgccgggcggcccggctgcccgcggcggtggcggcggcggctgcgcgggCGGCGGTGGGCGCTGGCGGCCGGGCTGCTGGGCGCCGCTGCCGCCCTCGCCCTCTACGCCTGCctgccggagccggcggcggccccgcgggccgcggcgggaggccggCTGGGCGGCGAGGTGAACGTGCTGCTGTGGTGGGAGCCCTTCGGCCGCCCGCGGCGCATGGCCGACTGCCGGCGGCGCTACAACATCACGGGCTGCCGCCTCAGCGCCGACCGGAGCCGCCTCGGCGAGGCGCAGGCCGTGCTCTTCCACCACCGCGACCTGGCGCTGCACGGCGCCGAGGGGCTGCCCCGcgggcccccgccgcggcccccgcggcAGCTCTGGGTGTGGATGAACTTCGAGTCGCCCTCGCACTCGCCCGGCCTGCGGGGCCTGGCCGGCCTCTTCAACTGGACCATGTCCTACCGGCGGGACTCGGACGTCTTCGTGCCCTACGGGTACCTCTACGCCCTGCCGGCGCCCCGGCCCTTCGTCCTGCCCCGCAAGACGCGGCTGGTGGCCTGGGTCATCAGCAACTGGAACGAGGAGCACGCCCGGGTGCGCTACTACCGCCAGCTGAAGGAGCACCTCGCCATCGACGTGTAcggggcgcgggggctggcgCTGGCCGAGGGCGGTGTGGTGGAGACCGTCTCAGCCTACAAGTTCTACCTGGCCTTCGAGAACTCCCAGCACACCGACTACATCACTGAGAAGCTCTGGAGAAACGCCTTCGCCGCCAGCGCCGTGCCCGTCGTCCTGGGACCCCGCAGGGCCAACTACGAGCGCTTCATCCCCCCCGACTCCTTCATCCACGTCGACGACTTCCCCAGCCCCCGGCTGCTGGCCACCTACCTGAAATTCCTcgataaaaacaaacccaactacAGGAGGTATTTTGCCTGGAGGAAGAAGTACGAGGTCCACGTCACCTCATTCTGGGACGAGCATTTCTGTAAGGTTTGTGAGGCCGTGAGGGCAGCCGGGAATCAAATCAAGACTGTGCAAAATCTGGCCAGCTGGTTTGAAAGCTGA